Proteins from a single region of Bacteroidia bacterium:
- the mltG gene encoding endolytic transglycosylase MltG yields MVRKARKILLWSTLLLLLAGAGGGYYVYRMVYSANTNVKNDPYFFIATGATYEEVLTNLKLSGYINDITSFDRVAKRKQYDRKVRPGRYKIRSGMNNNELVNMLRAGLQEPVMVTFNNIRWKEQLAGRVSRNLEADSASILALLSNEDYLQTQFGFNSSTILTMFLPDSYQFNWNTSAEEFMKRMASEYKKFWNDARKKKATDIGLSQSQVSILASIVQEEQQVFADERPVIAGLYLNRLRQKHPLESDPTLMYAHGDFSIRRVLNKHKEIDSPYNTYKNTGLPPGPLNIPDISSIDAVLNYETSDYFFMCAKDDFSGRHNFATSYDEHLKNAKKYQAALDKRGIKK; encoded by the coding sequence ATGGTGAGGAAAGCCAGAAAGATTCTACTTTGGTCCACCTTGTTGCTGCTCCTGGCAGGAGCGGGGGGAGGGTACTACGTGTATAGGATGGTATATTCCGCCAACACGAATGTGAAGAATGATCCCTACTTCTTCATTGCCACCGGCGCCACGTACGAAGAGGTGCTTACAAACCTGAAGCTAAGCGGATATATTAATGATATTACTTCCTTTGATAGGGTGGCGAAGCGGAAACAATACGACCGGAAAGTAAGACCCGGCAGGTACAAAATCCGTTCCGGCATGAACAATAATGAACTCGTCAATATGCTGAGGGCAGGTTTACAGGAGCCGGTCATGGTAACATTCAATAACATCAGGTGGAAGGAACAACTGGCCGGACGCGTGAGCAGAAATCTGGAAGCCGACAGCGCTTCTATTCTGGCATTGCTCAGCAATGAGGATTATCTGCAAACGCAATTTGGTTTTAATTCTTCCACGATTCTGACAATGTTTCTCCCTGATTCCTATCAATTCAACTGGAACACCTCCGCAGAGGAGTTTATGAAACGCATGGCATCTGAATATAAAAAATTCTGGAATGATGCGCGGAAGAAAAAGGCCACAGACATCGGACTCAGTCAGTCTCAGGTAAGTATTCTGGCTTCCATAGTGCAGGAAGAACAGCAGGTATTTGCTGATGAACGACCGGTAATTGCCGGCCTTTATCTTAACCGGCTCAGGCAGAAGCACCCGCTGGAAAGCGATCCCACCCTGATGTATGCTCACGGCGATTTCAGTATCCGAAGAGTGCTGAACAAGCATAAAGAAATAGATTCGCCGTACAATACGTATAAAAACACGGGACTTCCTCCCGGTCCGCTGAATATTCCTGACATTAGCTCCATTGATGCAGTGCTGAATTACGAGACCAGTGATTATTTTTTCATGTGCGCAAAGGATGATTTTTCAGGAAGGCATAACTTTGCAACATCGTACGACGAACATTTGAAAAATGCTAAGAAATACCAGGCAGCGCTGGATAAACGGGGAATTAAAAAATAA
- a CDS encoding phosphoglucomutase/phosphomannomutase family protein: MDKIKFGTDGWRAIIGKDFTEENVARVADATGRWLKKNFTVPSCVIGHDCRRNGAIYAEVTARVLLSHGVRVYLAEGFVSTPMVSLGAKNRDASLGVVITASHNPPEYNGYKLKGGYGGPLLPEKIQEIEEMIPDTVQMPVKGPMPEIVPLEDEYIAHVEKHFDLALIRSSGLTFAYDAMYGAGQNVIRRLFPETIMLHCEHKESFDGLAPEPIHRNLQEFSELIRQRGNIQCGLATDGDADRIGLYDSRGNFIDSHHIILLLIKYLVEEKRMTGKVVTAFSVTPRVQKMCAHFGIPLEVVKIGFKYIAGYFLKEKVLLGGEESGGIAIQGHIPERDGLWMGFVIWEYMAKSGKSLEELIRDVYRITGDFSFERYDLHLDEDLKNRIVAYCRSGKVNAIGKYKVIRTEDIDGWKYYFSDKEWLMIRASGTEPVLRTYAESGSREEAIAILEEAKRVLTAI; the protein is encoded by the coding sequence ATGGACAAAATTAAATTTGGAACAGATGGCTGGAGGGCTATCATCGGAAAGGACTTCACAGAAGAAAATGTAGCCCGGGTTGCTGACGCTACCGGTCGGTGGTTGAAAAAGAATTTTACAGTTCCCTCCTGCGTGATTGGACATGATTGCAGACGAAATGGTGCCATTTACGCTGAAGTTACAGCACGGGTCTTGTTATCGCATGGTGTTAGGGTATACCTGGCCGAGGGGTTTGTGTCTACTCCCATGGTTTCTCTCGGAGCGAAGAACCGGGATGCTTCGCTTGGAGTGGTTATCACCGCTTCACATAATCCACCCGAATACAATGGGTATAAACTGAAAGGGGGATATGGTGGTCCGCTGCTCCCGGAAAAGATTCAGGAAATTGAAGAGATGATACCGGATACAGTGCAAATGCCGGTAAAAGGACCAATGCCTGAGATCGTGCCGCTCGAGGACGAATATATTGCGCATGTAGAAAAGCATTTTGATCTTGCACTGATTCGAAGTTCGGGTTTGACTTTTGCTTATGATGCCATGTACGGAGCCGGGCAGAATGTAATCCGGCGTTTGTTTCCCGAAACAATTATGCTTCACTGCGAACACAAGGAGAGCTTTGATGGACTGGCGCCGGAGCCAATTCACAGAAATCTGCAGGAATTCAGTGAATTGATCCGCCAGCGAGGAAATATTCAGTGTGGTCTGGCAACGGATGGCGATGCGGACAGGATCGGACTGTACGACAGCAGAGGAAACTTTATCGACTCACATCATATTATACTTCTGCTCATTAAATATCTGGTGGAAGAGAAAAGGATGACGGGCAAGGTGGTTACCGCCTTTTCAGTTACACCGCGCGTCCAGAAGATGTGTGCTCATTTTGGAATTCCGCTGGAAGTAGTAAAAATCGGCTTCAAGTACATTGCCGGGTATTTTCTGAAGGAAAAGGTGCTACTGGGTGGGGAGGAATCAGGTGGAATTGCCATTCAGGGTCACATTCCGGAAAGAGACGGCTTGTGGATGGGATTTGTTATTTGGGAGTATATGGCGAAGAGCGGAAAGTCACTGGAGGAACTTATCCGGGATGTCTACCGGATTACCGGGGATTTTTCATTTGAACGGTATGATCTTCACCTGGATGAAGACCTGAAGAACAGGATCGTCGCATATTGCCGGTCGGGAAAGGTGAATGCAATAGGGAAATACAAGGTGATCCGTACGGAGGACATTGACGGATGGAAGTATTATTTTTCAGACAAGGAATGGCTCATGATTCGCGCTTCCGGAACTGAGCCTGTGCTGAGAACGTATGCCGAATCCGGCTCACGGGAAGAAGCTATTGCGATTCTGGAAGAGGCGAAGAGAGTACTTACAGCTATATAG
- a CDS encoding TonB-dependent receptor, translating to MPNPAHGKKLLRFWKRRREYLQLYRVKHLTLLLFILWGGYALAQKGSVSGRVSNGISNEPVPFAVIKVRDSLISASADEEGKYVLKNLAPGVYTIEFSMVGFVPRVLYEVRVNPGSVSVLDVELEESSLELGEVEITTSPFSKTAESPVSLRNIGQDEIERNPGGNRDISKVIQSLPGVAGTPSFRNDVIIRGGAPNENRFFIDGIEVPNINHFATQGSSGGPVGMINVNFIKEVDFYTGAFPAGRGNALSSVMEIRLKEGNPERFSGNLTIGASDLGVSFDGPLGKKASGIFSYRRSYLQYLFTALQLPFLPIYNDLQFKIKYRMNAKNELTIIGLGAFDDFELNLDANETPFQKYLLNNLPEYKQWSYTTGAVLKHYREHSYQSLILSHSSLENKAQKYFNNNRASDTNKIQDYVSSESETKLRLESVYLRNGWRIISGVGGEYVSYSNSTFNKISLPSGLLLVNYSSELNFVKYHAFVQFSKSLADNKIGVSGGLRHDGSTYSSTTTDPGNLSPRLSVSWNFAGNFSLNMNAGRYFQLPPYTVLGYRDSFSTLINKNNGVKYIRSDHGVAGLEWNNRSNRRITLEGFFKDYSDYPFLTDDSVCLANLGADFGVIGNAPVTSTSSGVAYGLEFMFQQKLKKGFYGILSYTYVRSEFTDKNGNRVPSSWDNNHLITLTGGKKWGKGWEVGFKWRYLGGGPYTPYDTLRSGLRAVWDVTGRGLPDYDLLNTERNPAIHQMDVRLDKRINRTKWWLNIYLDVQNVYAFKAELAPYLDVLRDDAGNPVVDPGDPSRYQLTMLKNESGNVLPSIGLTFGF from the coding sequence ATGCCGAATCCGGCTCACGGGAAGAAGCTATTGCGATTCTGGAAGAGGCGAAGAGAGTACTTACAGCTATATAGAGTGAAACACCTGACACTGCTTTTGTTTATTTTGTGGGGCGGATATGCTCTTGCTCAGAAAGGATCTGTATCGGGGCGGGTCAGCAATGGGATCAGCAATGAACCTGTGCCATTTGCGGTGATCAAGGTCAGAGATTCGCTGATTTCTGCCAGTGCAGATGAGGAAGGAAAATATGTGCTGAAGAATCTGGCTCCGGGAGTTTATACAATTGAATTCAGTATGGTTGGATTCGTTCCACGCGTGCTGTACGAGGTGCGGGTGAATCCCGGAAGTGTAAGCGTGCTGGACGTTGAACTGGAAGAGTCAAGTTTGGAGCTGGGAGAAGTGGAGATCACAACATCTCCCTTCAGTAAAACGGCAGAGAGTCCGGTTTCCCTTAGAAATATCGGACAAGATGAAATTGAGCGCAATCCGGGCGGCAACCGGGATATATCCAAAGTTATTCAGAGCTTGCCCGGGGTGGCCGGAACGCCTTCCTTCCGGAATGATGTGATCATACGGGGTGGGGCGCCAAATGAAAACCGCTTTTTTATTGACGGAATAGAAGTACCAAATATTAATCACTTCGCAACGCAGGGATCTTCCGGCGGACCGGTAGGAATGATCAATGTCAATTTTATTAAGGAAGTGGATTTTTACACCGGTGCTTTCCCTGCCGGCAGGGGCAATGCCCTCAGTAGTGTTATGGAGATCCGCCTGAAGGAGGGAAATCCGGAAAGATTCTCCGGAAACCTAACCATCGGGGCTTCTGATCTTGGCGTTTCATTCGATGGCCCTCTGGGCAAAAAGGCTAGCGGAATTTTTTCCTACCGGAGGTCTTACTTGCAGTACCTTTTTACCGCCCTGCAGCTCCCGTTTCTTCCCATTTATAATGACCTACAGTTCAAGATTAAATACAGGATGAACGCAAAAAATGAGTTAACAATTATAGGATTGGGAGCCTTTGATGATTTTGAATTGAACCTTGATGCCAATGAAACTCCCTTTCAGAAATATCTTCTCAATAATCTTCCGGAGTATAAACAATGGTCCTATACCACAGGAGCCGTATTGAAGCACTACCGTGAACACAGCTATCAGAGTCTGATACTGAGCCATAGCAGCCTGGAGAATAAAGCGCAAAAGTATTTTAATAATAACCGGGCTTCTGATACAAATAAAATACAAGATTATGTTTCTTCAGAGTCAGAGACAAAGTTGAGACTGGAAAGCGTGTATTTGCGTAACGGCTGGCGGATTATTTCGGGAGTGGGAGGAGAGTATGTATCCTATTCTAACAGCACTTTTAATAAAATTTCATTGCCGTCGGGGTTGTTGCTGGTGAATTATTCTTCGGAGTTAAACTTTGTAAAGTATCACGCATTTGTTCAGTTCTCCAAAAGCCTTGCAGATAACAAAATCGGTGTTTCGGGTGGTCTGCGCCACGACGGTTCCACATACAGCAGTACAACCACTGATCCGGGGAATCTTTCACCGCGCCTGTCCGTTTCCTGGAATTTTGCGGGTAATTTTTCACTGAACATGAATGCAGGCCGCTATTTCCAACTCCCCCCTTATACTGTATTGGGCTACAGAGATTCCTTTAGCACGCTGATCAATAAGAACAATGGTGTTAAGTATATACGCTCAGATCACGGGGTGGCCGGACTGGAATGGAACAACCGCAGCAACCGTCGGATTACACTGGAAGGTTTCTTTAAAGATTATTCTGATTATCCTTTTCTGACGGATGATTCGGTTTGCCTTGCAAACCTTGGAGCCGATTTCGGCGTTATCGGGAATGCTCCGGTTACGTCAACGTCATCGGGAGTGGCGTACGGACTGGAGTTCATGTTCCAGCAGAAGCTAAAAAAAGGTTTTTATGGAATTCTCTCCTATACTTACGTTAGAAGTGAATTTACGGATAAGAATGGGAATAGGGTTCCAAGCAGCTGGGATAATAATCATCTTATTACTTTAACAGGAGGTAAGAAGTGGGGAAAGGGTTGGGAAGTAGGCTTTAAATGGAGATACCTCGGCGGGGGACCGTACACCCCATATGATACCCTGCGCTCCGGCTTGCGAGCGGTATGGGATGTGACCGGCCGCGGACTGCCTGATTATGATCTTCTTAATACGGAGAGAAATCCTGCAATACACCAGATGGATGTTCGTTTGGATAAGCGAATTAACCGCACTAAATGGTGGCTGAATATTTATCTCGACGTACAAAATGTATATGCGTTCAAAGCAGAGCTCGCACCGTACTTAGATGTGCTGCGAGATGATGCGGGTAACCCTGTTGTTGATCCGGGTGATCCATCGCGCTACCAGCTCACAATGCTGAAGAA